In Castanea sativa cultivar Marrone di Chiusa Pesio chromosome 6, ASM4071231v1, a single window of DNA contains:
- the LOC142640449 gene encoding V-type proton ATPase subunit D → MSGQSQRLNVVPTVTMLGAMKARLVGATRGHALLKKKSDALTMQFRQILKKIVSTKESMGEVMKTSSFALTEAKYVAGENIKHIVLENVQNASLKVRSKQENIAGVKLPKFEYFHEGETKNDLTGLARGGQQVQICRAAYVKTIEVLVELASLQTSFLTLDEAIKTTNRRVNALENVVKPRIENTIIYIKGELDELEREDFFRLKKIQGYKKKAIEKQRASAKGFAEDQIAEKMSLQRGISMNAAHNMLSAAAGKDEDIIF, encoded by the coding sequence ATGTCCGGCCAAAGCCAGCGCTTGAATGTAGTTCCCACTGTAACAATGCTTGGGGCCATGAAAGCCCGCCTTGTTGGTGCTACAAGAGGTCATGCTCTTCTCAAGAAGAAGAGTGACGCTTTAACCATGCAGTTCCGACAGATTCTTAAAAAGATTGTCTCCACAAAGGAATCAATGGGAGAGGTCATGAAGACCTCCTCATTTGCACTAACTGAAGCCAAATATGTTGCTGGAGAGAACATCAAGCACATTGTCCTTGAGAATGTCCAAAATGCATCTCTTAAAGTTCGATCAAAGCAAGAAAATATTGCTGGTGTGAAGCTCCCAAAGTTTGAGTACTTTCACGAGGGTGAGACCAAGAATGACCTAACTGGACTGGCTAGAGGTGGACAGCAGGTTCAGATTTGTCGTGCTGCTTATGTGAAGACAATTGAGGTTCTTGTTGAGCTAGCCTCACTGCAGACATCATTCTTAACCCTTGATGAGGCAATCAAGACCACTAATCGTAGAGTTAATGCTCTAGAGAATGTTGTGAAGCCAAGGATAGAGAACACCATAATTTACATTAAGGGGGAGTTGGATGAGCTGGAAAGGGAGGATTTCTTTAGGTTAAAGAAGATACAGGGTTATAAGAAGAAGGCAATTGAGAAACAGCGTGCGTCTGCCAAGGGGTTTGCTGAGGATCAGATTGCAGAGAAGATGTCTTTGCAGAGAGGGATATCAATGAATGCAGCCCACAACATGCTATCTGCAGCTGCCGGGAAGGATGAGGACATCATTTTCTGA
- the LOC142638586 gene encoding citrate synthase, glyoxysomal produces MSGVSEISSVVARGRLAVLTAHLTTATSSNELIEVAPSLEANCLSAQVSPPGNLAGSLTVVDGRTGKKYQVPVSEDGTVKATDLKKITTGKNDKGLKLYDPGYLNTAPVRSSICYIDGDEGILRYRGYPIEELAEKSTFVEVAYLLMYGNLPSEKQLADWEFAISQHSAVPQGILDIIQAMPHDAHPMGVLVSAMSALSIFHPDANPALRGQDLYQSKQVRDKQIARVIGKAPTIAAAAYLRLAGRPPVLPSSNLSYAENFLYMLDSLGNRTYKPNPRLARVLDILFILHAEHEMNCSTAAARHLASSGVDVYTALAGAVGALYGPLHGGANEAVLKMLNEIGTVENIPDFIEGVKNRKRKMSGFGHRVYKNYDPRAKVIRKLAEEVFSIVGRDPLIEVAVALEKAALSDEYFVKRKLYPNVDFYSGLIYRAMGFPTEFFTVLFAIPRMAGYLAHWRESLDDPDTKIMRPQQVYTGAWLRHYMPPQERMVSQEADRLGQVSISNAARRRLSGSAV; encoded by the exons atgtcaggcGTGTCAGAGATATCGAGCGTGGTGGCGCGAGGGCGGTTGGCGGTGCTGACTGCGCACTTAACAACGGCCACCTCCTCCAATGAGCTCATTGAGGTGGCGCCATCTCTCGAGGCAAACTGCCTCTCAGCTCAGGTCTCACCTCCCGGAAACCTTGCAGGCTCCTTGACCGTTGTTGATGGAAGGACCGGCAAGAAGTACCAGGTACCGGTCTCTGAGGATGGCACTGTCAAAGCTACTGATCTTAAGAAG ATTACAACTGGGAAAAATGACAAGGGGCTCAAACTTTATGACCCAGGCTATCTGAATACAGCTCCTGTTCGGTCGTCGATTTGTTATATTGATGGTGATGAGGGTATCCTTAGGTATAGGGGCTACCCAATTGAGGAGTTGGCTGAGAAGAGCACCTTTGTGGAAGTGGCCTACCTCTTAA tgTATGGGAATTTGCCTTCTGAAAAGCAGCTAGCAGACTGGGAATTTGCTATCTCTCAGCATTCAGCCGTACCACAGGGAATTCTG GATATAATACAGGCGATGCCTCATGATGCTCACCCAATGGGTGTACTTGTCAGTGCAATGAGTGCTCTCTCCATTTTTCATCCTGATGCCAATCCTGCTCTGAGA GGCCAAGATCTTTACCAGTCGAAACAAGTGCGAGACAAACAAATAGCACGTGTTATTGGGaag GCACCAACCATTGCAGCAGCAGCTTATCTGAGGTTGGCAGGAAGGCCTCCAGTTCTACCTTCCAGCAACCTTTCTTATGCTGAGAATTTCTTATACATGCTAGATTCATT AGGCAATAGGACATATAAACCCAATCCTCGACTAGCTAGAGTGCTAGATATCCTCTTCATACTTCATGCAGAACATGAAATGAATTGTTCCACAGCTGCTGCCAGGCATCTAGCATCAAG TGGTGTTGATGTATACACTGCTCTTGCTGGAGCTGTTGGAGCACTGTATGGTCCTCTTCATGGTGGAGCTAATGAG GCTGTGCTTAAGATGCTAAATGAGATTGGAACTGTTGAAAACATCCCGGACTTCATTGAGGGGGTAAAAAATAG GAAGCGCAAGATGTCAGGTTTTGGGCATCGTGTGTACAAAAACTATGACCCAAGAGCGAAGGTGATAAGGAAACTGGCTGAGGAAGTCTTCTCCATTGTTGGCCGGGATCCTTTGATTGAG GTTGCTGTTGCTTTGGAGAAGGCTGCCTTATCTGATGAGTACTTTGTTAAGAGAAAGCTATATCCAAATGTTGATTTCTACTCGGGGTTAATATACAG GGCAATGGGATTTCCAACGGAATTCTTCACTGTTTTATTTGCAATCCCACGAATGGCTGGGTACTTAGCACACTGGAGAGAGTCCCTGGATGATCCTGATACAAAGATAATGAGACCGCAACAG GTTTATACTGGGGCATGGCTGCGGCATTATATGCCACCCCAAGAACGGATGGTATCCCAAGAGGCAGACCGACTCGGTCAGGTGTCTATTTCAAATGCCGCCAGGCGGCGGCTGTCGGGATCTGCTGTTTAG